A single Nostoc sp. PCC 7107 DNA region contains:
- a CDS encoding Uma2 family endonuclease, with product MIAAKENFPTLTPEEYFTWEEQQLEKHELINGQVYAMSGGSKNHSLLAARFITLCTNHLEESGCDTATSDLRVNIVGTNNYTYPDASVTCDVRDKTTTQHITYPCLIVEVLSTSTEAYDRGSKFRMYRQNPALIDYLLVSSTSIEIDLYHKNNAGDWLIINYKAGDTIELKSINLNFPIEQVYRGLTLEPKTPTDIIRE from the coding sequence ATGATCGCAGCCAAAGAAAATTTCCCCACCCTAACCCCTGAAGAATATTTCACTTGGGAAGAACAGCAACTAGAAAAACACGAACTGATCAACGGTCAAGTTTATGCCATGAGTGGCGGTAGTAAAAACCATAGTTTACTTGCCGCTAGATTCATCACTTTGTGTACCAATCATTTAGAAGAGAGTGGCTGCGACACCGCGACTTCAGACCTGAGAGTTAATATTGTTGGTACAAATAACTACACCTACCCAGATGCCAGCGTCACCTGCGACGTTCGCGATAAAACCACAACCCAACATATCACCTACCCCTGCTTAATCGTCGAAGTCCTCTCCACCAGCACCGAAGCCTACGACAGAGGTAGCAAATTCCGAATGTATCGCCAAAACCCAGCCTTAATAGATTACCTACTAGTCAGTTCTACTAGCATCGAAATCGACCTGTATCACAAAAACAACGCAGGCGATTGGTTGATTATCAACTACAAAGCAGGCGACACAATCGAACTCAAAAGCATTAACCTCAATTTCCCCATTGAACAAGTCTATCGCGGTTTAACCCTTGAACCAAAAACTCCAACAGACATCATTCGGGAATAA
- a CDS encoding DUF1796 family putative cysteine peptidase, whose amino-acid sequence MYRFQVSAYTQTGESIALVGSTSELGLWDITRCIHLRTSADRYPLWWTDEIDIQPSGESGDRQKVEYKYVRFDAKSWCEWEGFGFDRWLPINHQHSDTIVVDDGAFGYLQPYPFGYIEQPTPVKQILGEENLKIVVIGSSVALGHKAWLLDGWVGQLAQALQQKYDHRVINVSEVGANISRTIARFGAVVTPEQPDVVIIALSLGNEGLAYCSPHERRAIQRRFESGLQQLVKMTRQLGARPILGSVYPNGDYSPEHYWLLKETHNRMLNWGVPILDWLAVLDNGQGRWRDGISFDPAHPNTIGHRLMYEAINLQLFDIDKAELAKENQHFWQPNEIPIYLDNAGFYVCACIAEKGLRISNPSKYSYTIAPYWQELQTVLQNKAGLLPGIYIAKNPQIGTLPFFAVQEDGAIATTVEIPPSADVEYTASFNLFAPNNSQVLFYDGYLGILQKDEHHLWVINESDHEYNIHPMWKEVRNALKNMPAGVYADPLHPDIPFRTMMIGHQGLESRVKLPPQSAVLFQYQCKLSDISRVAILPLGDRCAVRMMLYKMEYDGPAFPFDLTRTTKIADIADIIENRFYDMWNPNFLHYNPEAGRIYHSKWSGLSFAHEVEETDDPINDMSPVHERMRVRYTARSDRFWYTIENCDQALFVRTGICDRGGVIDLLNKLEKQCQGKPFQLLLLSPQDSDEFLDIPNVLHYNVEFNPDLMYDDLEHWMYCTEIMCKILESVGISSKNLFWCPPNVPIKG is encoded by the coding sequence ATGTATCGATTCCAGGTGAGTGCATATACACAAACTGGTGAATCCATTGCTCTGGTTGGTTCTACTTCCGAGTTGGGATTGTGGGATATTACTAGATGTATTCACCTCCGCACGAGTGCCGATCGCTATCCTTTATGGTGGACAGACGAAATTGATATTCAGCCATCTGGAGAATCAGGCGATCGCCAGAAAGTAGAATATAAATATGTCCGTTTTGATGCCAAAAGTTGGTGTGAATGGGAAGGTTTCGGGTTTGATCGTTGGCTGCCGATTAATCATCAGCATTCAGATACTATTGTTGTGGATGATGGGGCATTCGGTTATTTGCAGCCTTATCCCTTCGGTTATATTGAGCAGCCGACTCCTGTTAAACAAATTTTGGGAGAAGAAAATTTAAAAATTGTCGTCATTGGTAGTTCTGTCGCCTTGGGTCATAAAGCCTGGTTGTTAGATGGTTGGGTTGGACAACTAGCGCAAGCTTTACAGCAAAAATATGACCACAGAGTAATCAATGTTTCTGAGGTGGGAGCCAATATCAGCAGAACAATCGCCCGCTTTGGCGCTGTCGTGACACCAGAACAACCAGATGTAGTAATTATTGCCTTATCTCTCGGTAATGAAGGATTAGCTTATTGTTCCCCTCACGAACGGCGAGCAATCCAAAGGCGGTTTGAAAGCGGGTTGCAGCAGTTGGTCAAAATGACGCGCCAACTAGGAGCGCGGCCGATTTTGGGAAGTGTCTATCCCAATGGCGATTATTCTCCTGAGCATTATTGGCTATTAAAAGAAACACACAATCGGATGTTAAATTGGGGTGTGCCGATTTTGGATTGGTTGGCAGTGTTAGATAATGGCCAAGGACGCTGGCGTGATGGTATATCTTTCGACCCGGCGCATCCCAACACCATTGGTCATCGCTTGATGTATGAGGCGATTAACCTGCAATTATTTGACATCGACAAAGCCGAATTAGCCAAAGAAAACCAACATTTTTGGCAACCGAACGAAATCCCGATTTATCTTGATAATGCGGGGTTTTATGTTTGTGCTTGTATTGCAGAGAAGGGTTTACGAATCAGTAATCCATCAAAATACAGTTACACCATTGCCCCTTATTGGCAAGAACTCCAAACTGTATTGCAAAATAAAGCCGGATTGCTCCCAGGTATTTACATTGCTAAAAATCCCCAGATAGGAACACTCCCCTTCTTTGCAGTACAAGAAGATGGCGCGATCGCCACAACAGTAGAAATACCCCCTAGTGCTGATGTAGAATATACAGCTTCATTCAATCTATTTGCGCCAAACAACTCCCAAGTTTTGTTTTATGATGGGTATCTGGGAATTTTGCAAAAAGATGAACACCACCTCTGGGTAATCAACGAATCAGACCACGAATACAACATCCATCCCATGTGGAAAGAGGTACGAAACGCCCTCAAAAATATGCCAGCAGGTGTTTATGCAGACCCACTACATCCCGATATTCCTTTCCGGACGATGATGATTGGTCATCAGGGTTTAGAAAGTCGGGTGAAACTCCCACCACAATCGGCGGTGCTATTTCAATATCAATGTAAATTATCAGACATTAGTCGCGTGGCAATTTTACCATTGGGCGATCGCTGTGCAGTGCGGATGATGCTGTATAAAATGGAATATGATGGCCCGGCTTTTCCCTTTGATTTAACGCGCACCACCAAGATTGCCGACATCGCAGATATCATCGAAAATCGCTTTTATGATATGTGGAACCCTAACTTCCTGCATTACAATCCAGAAGCAGGCAGAATTTACCACAGCAAATGGTCTGGTTTATCCTTTGCCCACGAAGTTGAAGAAACCGACGACCCGATAAACGATATGTCTCCCGTACATGAACGGATGCGTGTACGTTATACAGCCCGTTCTGATCGGTTTTGGTACACAATTGAAAATTGCGACCAAGCACTTTTTGTTCGCACTGGCATTTGCGATCGCGGTGGCGTGATAGATTTGTTGAATAAACTAGAAAAACAATGCCAAGGTAAACCATTTCAACTTTTGCTGCTTTCCCCTCAAGACTCTGACGAATTTTTAGACATCCCAAATGTGCTGCATTACAATGTCGAGTTTAATCCCGATCTCATGTATGACGACTTAGAACACTGGATGTACTGCACAGAGATTATGTGTAAAATTCTAGAATCTGTGGGTATTTCTAGCAAAAACCTGTTTTGGTGTCCCCCCAACGTACCCATTAAGGGATGA
- a CDS encoding cytochrome c class I, with protein sequence MKIFKEKLGRILASIALIFVLLVGGVGYIAWYHLFRDVPLTYKSPEEHFKYGSIGTEPAQGIPYWIWLVLPRVFPDKLPGPGGYTSLGITWEEGKETPIGFTKKTIGFPRVGITCAVCHTATYRTSPLEKPHIFLAGPSNKFNSQAYVRFLGAAASDPRFTADYILDEIKYNHEFSWVENLLYRFLIIPQTKKALLQQSADFAWMDSRPNWGAGRIDPFNPVKFNTLKLPKDDTIGNSDMMPIWNQALHKGFALHWDGLETSLKETVQTGAIGDGATKESLPVADLQRVEDYISELSPPKYPFIVDDQLATKGSQIFANSCASCHAFGGERTGTVIPVDEVGTDRNRLDMWTQQAADTYNHFGDGYPWDFSQLRKTDGYVAVSLDGLWIRAPYLHNGSVPSLQDLLEKPENRPKTFYRGYDVYDSQKIGFISAGEEAKRVGFKYDTTVAANSNQGHIYGTDLPSDDKKALIEYLKTL encoded by the coding sequence ATGAAAATTTTCAAAGAGAAATTAGGCAGAATTCTCGCCAGCATTGCTTTAATTTTTGTGTTGTTAGTTGGGGGAGTAGGCTACATAGCTTGGTATCATTTATTTCGAGATGTACCTCTAACCTACAAATCCCCAGAAGAACATTTTAAATATGGTTCAATTGGGACAGAACCCGCCCAAGGGATACCTTATTGGATTTGGTTAGTCCTTCCCCGCGTCTTTCCCGATAAATTACCAGGGCCAGGCGGTTATACTTCTTTAGGAATTACCTGGGAAGAAGGCAAAGAAACCCCAATTGGGTTTACGAAAAAAACCATTGGTTTTCCTCGTGTAGGGATTACTTGTGCAGTATGTCATACGGCTACTTATAGAACTAGTCCCTTAGAAAAGCCCCACATTTTCCTGGCTGGCCCTTCTAACAAATTCAACTCCCAAGCTTATGTGCGATTTTTAGGTGCAGCCGCCAGCGACCCCAGATTTACCGCCGACTATATCCTTGACGAAATCAAATATAATCATGAGTTTTCTTGGGTAGAAAACTTACTTTATCGCTTTTTGATTATTCCCCAAACTAAAAAAGCCCTACTGCAACAAAGTGCAGACTTCGCTTGGATGGATTCTCGTCCCAACTGGGGGGCTGGTCGGATTGATCCGTTTAACCCAGTCAAATTTAATACCTTAAAACTGCCCAAAGATGACACTATCGGTAACTCCGATATGATGCCAATTTGGAATCAGGCATTGCACAAGGGATTTGCTTTGCATTGGGATGGTTTAGAAACTTCTCTCAAAGAAACTGTACAAACGGGCGCAATTGGCGATGGTGCAACCAAAGAGTCTTTACCTGTTGCTGATTTGCAACGAGTAGAGGACTATATCAGCGAACTTTCTCCACCCAAATATCCTTTTATAGTGGATGATCAATTGGCTACAAAAGGTAGTCAAATTTTTGCTAATAGCTGTGCATCTTGTCACGCTTTTGGTGGGGAAAGAACAGGTACAGTAATTCCTGTAGACGAAGTAGGAACAGACCGCAATCGTCTAGATATGTGGACACAACAAGCCGCCGACACCTACAACCATTTTGGTGACGGCTATCCTTGGGACTTTAGCCAATTACGGAAAACAGATGGCTATGTTGCGGTCTCTTTGGATGGACTGTGGATTAGAGCGCCATATTTACATAACGGTTCCGTTCCATCTCTGCAAGATTTGTTAGAAAAACCAGAGAATCGTCCCAAAACCTTTTATCGAGGTTACGATGTTTACGATTCCCAAAAAATTGGCTTTATTTCCGCAGGAGAAGAAGCTAAACGTGTAGGTTTTAAATATGATACGACCGTTGCTGCCAATTCCAATCAGGGACATATTTATGGTACTGATTTGCCGAGTGACGATAAAAAAGCACTGATTGAGTACTTAAAAACTTTGTAG
- a CDS encoding metal-binding protein yields MPSGQTHDRITLWALPLVAGVSFWQTRSSSVTLLVASGFMFGGLMFGPDLDIYSRQYQRWGYLRWIWLPYQKSLRHRSFLSHGPIIGTTLRVIYLSVLLAITALIVLVIIEKLGNTTFNWQALGKNVARSLVGHSTEYLALFLGLELGAMSHSLSDWGGSAYKRMQKQGIHGLIPHKVKKRKVSNRISQPKPKLKPNNKKPKL; encoded by the coding sequence ATGCCCTCTGGTCAAACGCACGATCGCATTACTTTATGGGCTTTGCCGTTAGTGGCGGGCGTGTCTTTCTGGCAGACTCGTAGTAGCAGTGTAACTCTGCTGGTAGCTAGTGGGTTTATGTTTGGCGGTCTGATGTTTGGCCCCGACTTAGATATTTACTCTCGGCAATATCAACGCTGGGGATACTTGCGGTGGATTTGGCTACCTTATCAAAAAAGCTTGCGTCATCGTTCTTTCTTATCACACGGGCCGATTATTGGCACGACGCTACGGGTAATTTACCTTTCGGTGTTGCTGGCGATCACGGCGTTAATCGTGTTGGTAATTATCGAAAAGCTGGGGAACACCACATTTAATTGGCAAGCTTTAGGTAAAAATGTCGCGCGATCGCTTGTTGGTCATAGTACAGAATATCTTGCCCTATTTCTTGGTTTGGAACTTGGCGCGATGAGTCATTCTCTTAGCGATTGGGGCGGTTCGGCATATAAGCGAATGCAAAAGCAAGGAATTCATGGTTTAATTCCTCACAAAGTCAAGAAACGTAAAGTATCAAATCGCATTAGTCAGCCTAAACCTAAACTTAAACCTAATAACAAGAAACCAAAATTGTAA
- a CDS encoding NADH:flavin oxidoreductase, whose protein sequence is MENDIIFKPLQFRNLTVKNRIFRSSISGRWDNYDGSGTQARINWEEKFARGGVGAIITSFVPVAIRGRIMPNYATIHSNDRIPFWRKVGEKVHEYDCKLILQLSHSGRQQDIGGVENDGLKALSSTSKTESFHGLLCQAMTLTEIKETIQMFADGARRARLAGLDGIELHSGNGYLFNQFLSSGINDRTDEYGGSLENRARFLLDVIRAIRKEVGEDFHLQFKISAIDYNDAVIPWEKPGNTLEESVQICKWAEEAGADAVHVSVGSLFPHPLNPIGDFNFEVITKTYDTMLSSGNQTIRNYILFRYKLLNPIFKFFWNKVKKQLPPPAFSGNYVSDDEMRKLLIENQGRNLLSSRAIKQAVNIPVLCTGGFQQGSFIRQAIEDGYCDGVTIARQLIANNDLPKQLQQGKDLPDKPCTYCNKCLLNVIENPLGCYELSRFDNDYEAMMAEVMSVFHGDESAKHNVEVPALHV, encoded by the coding sequence ATGGAGAACGATATTATCTTTAAGCCATTGCAATTTCGGAATCTCACTGTCAAAAACCGGATTTTTCGCTCCAGTATCTCCGGTAGGTGGGATAACTATGATGGTTCTGGTACTCAAGCCAGAATTAACTGGGAAGAAAAATTTGCCCGTGGTGGAGTTGGTGCAATTATTACTTCTTTTGTACCAGTGGCAATTCGTGGTCGAATTATGCCCAATTACGCCACAATTCACTCTAATGACAGAATTCCTTTTTGGCGCAAAGTAGGTGAAAAAGTCCATGAATATGACTGTAAATTAATTTTGCAACTCAGCCATTCTGGAAGACAGCAAGACATTGGTGGCGTAGAAAATGACGGTTTAAAAGCCTTAAGTTCTACCAGCAAAACGGAATCATTTCACGGCTTACTCTGCCAAGCTATGACTTTGACAGAGATTAAAGAAACCATCCAAATGTTTGCTGATGGTGCTAGACGGGCGCGTTTAGCTGGTTTAGATGGTATAGAACTACACAGTGGTAACGGTTATTTATTCAATCAGTTTCTTAGTTCAGGAATTAACGATCGCACCGACGAATATGGTGGTTCACTAGAAAATCGGGCAAGGTTTTTACTAGATGTAATTCGCGCTATTCGTAAAGAAGTTGGCGAAGACTTCCACCTACAATTTAAAATTAGTGCCATTGATTACAACGATGCGGTGATTCCTTGGGAGAAACCAGGAAATACTTTAGAAGAGTCTGTACAAATTTGTAAATGGGCTGAAGAAGCTGGTGCAGATGCAGTCCATGTATCGGTAGGAAGTTTATTTCCTCATCCTTTGAACCCCATTGGAGATTTTAATTTTGAGGTCATCACCAAGACTTATGACACAATGCTCTCCAGCGGTAATCAAACAATTCGCAACTACATCTTATTCCGCTACAAACTGTTAAATCCAATTTTCAAATTTTTCTGGAATAAGGTTAAGAAACAACTCCCACCGCCAGCATTTAGTGGTAATTATGTTTCTGATGATGAAATGCGAAAACTCTTGATAGAAAACCAAGGGAGAAATTTACTTTCATCCCGCGCCATTAAACAAGCAGTCAATATTCCGGTTTTGTGTACTGGTGGTTTTCAACAAGGTTCTTTTATTCGCCAAGCCATTGAAGATGGCTATTGTGATGGTGTGACAATTGCTCGACAATTAATTGCCAATAACGATTTACCAAAACAATTACAACAAGGTAAAGACTTACCAGATAAACCCTGTACCTACTGTAATAAATGCCTACTCAACGTGATTGAAAACCCCTTGGGTTGTTATGAATTAAGTCGCTTTGATAATGATTATGAAGCGATGATGGCAGAAGTTATGTCAGTATTTCATGGCGATGAGTCAGCAAAACATAACGTCGAAGTTCCAGCCTTACATGTTTAA
- a CDS encoding glutathione S-transferase family protein produces the protein MTTAPLSWQELQTLTDYQIDTVNGLTNAKARLRLFGKPESDVRVTLYRDNHAWCPYCQKVWLWLEEKQIPYRIEKVTMFCYGEKESWYKRKVPSGMLPAIELDGIIIKESDDILIALSKVFGPLSQGMEDSPVLPLRQLERLLFRAWCAWLCYPAISSQQEKRNREQFIGVVAKVEEALGCTPSPYFLDNFGIVDVIFTPYLERMNASLYYYKGYSLREENPRLSAWFAAMESRPTYRGTQSDFHTHAHDLPPQMGGCWENGEPQMLLNKARVDNGPWFGLPDVTYPEPENSRMEALQRTIEHRVNIIRVNPLDDQLFDQALRCALTYMMTDEECIPPLGSDIGLRYLRDRINVPRDMSIYAAKRLRESLEKTAALAGDGQPDPIPTQHRRDQDPSNFVRK, from the coding sequence ATGACTACCGCACCTTTAAGTTGGCAAGAACTACAAACTCTCACTGACTATCAAATAGATACCGTTAATGGTCTGACCAATGCTAAAGCTCGGTTGCGCTTGTTTGGCAAGCCCGAATCTGATGTGCGGGTAACGCTGTACCGCGATAACCACGCCTGGTGTCCTTACTGTCAAAAAGTTTGGTTATGGCTAGAGGAAAAACAGATCCCCTATCGCATCGAAAAAGTCACAATGTTTTGCTATGGAGAGAAAGAAAGTTGGTACAAACGTAAGGTACCATCAGGAATGCTCCCGGCGATCGAGCTAGATGGAATAATTATTAAGGAAAGCGATGATATTTTGATCGCTTTGTCAAAGGTTTTTGGGCCATTGAGCCAAGGGATGGAAGACTCCCCGGTGCTTCCTCTACGTCAATTAGAACGACTTTTATTTAGAGCCTGGTGCGCTTGGCTGTGTTATCCAGCAATTTCCTCTCAACAAGAAAAACGCAACCGAGAACAATTTATTGGCGTGGTGGCTAAGGTTGAGGAGGCTTTAGGTTGCACCCCAAGCCCTTATTTTCTAGATAACTTCGGTATCGTTGATGTCATTTTTACGCCATATCTCGAACGGATGAATGCCAGCCTTTACTACTACAAAGGTTACTCCCTGCGAGAGGAAAACCCTCGTTTGAGTGCATGGTTTGCGGCAATGGAAAGCCGACCGACTTACCGTGGTACTCAGAGTGACTTTCACACCCACGCACATGATTTACCGCCCCAGATGGGGGGCTGTTGGGAAAATGGCGAACCCCAGATGCTTCTGAATAAAGCGCGGGTAGATAACGGCCCCTGGTTCGGGCTACCAGATGTTACTTATCCAGAGCCGGAAAACTCGCGGATGGAAGCTCTTCAACGAACTATTGAGCATCGCGTCAATATTATCAGAGTAAACCCCTTAGATGATCAATTGTTTGATCAAGCCCTACGTTGTGCTTTAACATACATGATGACGGATGAAGAGTGTATACCTCCATTGGGATCTGATATCGGTCTACGATATTTGCGCGATCGCATTAATGTTCCCAGGGATATGTCCATTTATGCAGCCAAGCGATTGAGAGAATCTCTGGAGAAAACCGCAGCCCTTGCTGGTGATGGACAGCCAGACCCCATTCCCACTCAGCACCGACGAGATCAAGATCCGTCTAACTTTGTGAGAAAGTAA
- a CDS encoding sigma-70 family RNA polymerase sigma factor, with protein MQPRHSIIEIFSTFVQFDGDRFSRWATDSRLRRSIQCCIQQIPKENSEYFWVLYWYKFSQDSAAASSAKQHLTAYLQEPCYWTSQKTCTGFASSQFKLSDCFQIAIAQVERVLKGFNPSQGSTLKNYASLIFSTAIRETLRQRQEVDICSDWGLLRKTSQKRLEESLQNAGLSPETVRAYILAGNAFKTLYVPTKASNSRQLSRPDDSTWEAIAKFYNSQSSQPANPEILEKWLLSAAKAVRKYLYPTPDSLNVSKGGDDGFELLDNLPGMQESLINEIVAQEEAQARTQQQGEINQILTTAITQLEAQLQEILQLYYAQQLNQDAIAKQLDMKQYTVSRRLTKAKEVLLRSLANWCKDSLHISVTSDLLKSMSAVMEEWLENYYTASSH; from the coding sequence ATGCAACCTCGACACAGTATTATTGAAATTTTTTCAACTTTTGTCCAGTTTGATGGCGATCGCTTCAGTCGTTGGGCGACGGATTCGCGCTTGCGTCGCAGCATCCAATGTTGTATTCAGCAAATACCCAAAGAAAATTCGGAATATTTTTGGGTACTGTATTGGTATAAGTTTAGCCAAGATTCGGCCGCCGCATCCTCAGCAAAACAACATCTCACGGCGTATTTACAAGAACCTTGTTATTGGACATCCCAAAAAACTTGTACTGGTTTTGCTAGTAGCCAATTTAAATTATCTGATTGTTTCCAAATTGCGATCGCTCAAGTTGAACGTGTTCTCAAAGGTTTCAATCCTTCTCAAGGCAGTACTTTAAAAAACTACGCTAGTCTGATTTTTAGTACCGCTATCCGCGAAACTCTGCGTCAGCGTCAAGAAGTGGATATCTGTAGTGATTGGGGTTTGTTACGCAAAACTAGTCAAAAGCGATTAGAAGAATCTTTGCAAAATGCTGGTTTATCCCCGGAGACAGTCCGTGCTTACATTTTGGCTGGGAATGCTTTCAAAACTTTGTATGTTCCCACTAAAGCGAGTAACTCTCGGCAATTATCTCGCCCTGATGATAGCACTTGGGAAGCGATCGCTAAATTCTACAATTCCCAAAGCAGCCAACCAGCGAACCCCGAAATTTTGGAAAAGTGGTTACTCAGTGCGGCGAAAGCTGTCCGCAAGTATCTTTATCCCACTCCAGATTCTCTGAATGTCTCTAAAGGTGGTGATGATGGATTTGAGTTGCTGGATAATTTACCAGGGATGCAAGAATCTTTAATTAACGAAATTGTCGCCCAAGAAGAAGCACAAGCGAGAACTCAACAGCAAGGTGAGATTAATCAGATATTAACAACTGCGATCACCCAACTAGAAGCGCAACTTCAAGAAATATTGCAACTATACTATGCACAGCAACTTAATCAAGATGCGATCGCTAAACAACTAGATATGAAACAATATACTGTTTCCCGGCGACTAACCAAAGCTAAGGAGGTTCTGTTGCGGTCTTTGGCTAACTGGTGCAAAGATAGTCTGCATATTTCTGTGACATCAGACTTACTAAAAAGTATGAGTGCTGTGATGGAAGAATGGCTCGAAAATTACTACACTGCATCTTCTCACTAA
- a CDS encoding c-type cytochrome — protein sequence MTQTSPTLVPSVVKGTKAVFKWVLGAIVGVIAVIVFLIWPAISNSPVDYADIQDHFKYGSIGSEEVNGVPYWIWKVLPELFPDKLPDKGYTSLGFIQEPGKDLPIGFSQRRVIINRVGLNCAVCHTGTLRDTPNSDRQIKTAMPANVLNLQGYIKFLSEVAIDPRFTANRMLPEIEKISGGINPIEKLVYRFIAIPQTRDALINQRSRLSFIYNQPDWGPGRVDTFNPYKAIQFHFPMDKLREDELIGTSDFPSVWNQKPRKNMELHWDGNNESVDERNKSAALGAGVTPTTIDLDRIQRVADWLWTLPPPKYPYEVNQTVAATGETLFTNNCASCHAFGGKYTGKVVTIQEIGTDPHRLNSFTYETLSNQNTLYAGYPWRFNHFRKTNGYANAPLDGIWLRSPYLHNGSVPTLRDLLEKPENRPKEFYRGYDVIDREKVGFVSTVAEENGKQYFKFDTTKPGNSNSGHVYGTELSPAEKDALVEYMKQM from the coding sequence ATGACTCAAACAAGCCCTACGCTAGTTCCCAGCGTTGTTAAGGGAACTAAAGCGGTTTTCAAGTGGGTTTTGGGTGCAATTGTGGGAGTTATCGCAGTAATTGTATTTCTGATTTGGCCTGCTATTTCTAACTCCCCAGTTGATTACGCCGATATCCAAGACCATTTTAAATACGGTTCCATTGGTAGTGAAGAAGTAAATGGCGTTCCGTACTGGATATGGAAAGTTTTACCAGAATTATTTCCTGATAAATTACCCGATAAAGGTTATACTTCCTTGGGCTTTATTCAAGAACCAGGGAAGGATTTACCAATTGGGTTTTCGCAACGGCGAGTAATTATTAACCGTGTTGGCTTGAATTGTGCGGTGTGTCATACAGGTACATTGCGTGATACACCAAATAGCGATCGCCAAATAAAGACTGCAATGCCAGCTAATGTACTAAACTTGCAGGGATACATCAAATTCTTATCCGAAGTTGCTATAGACCCGCGCTTTACCGCTAACCGGATGCTCCCAGAAATTGAAAAAATTAGTGGCGGTATCAACCCAATTGAAAAATTAGTTTATCGCTTTATTGCCATTCCCCAAACACGCGATGCACTAATTAATCAAAGAAGTCGCCTGTCCTTCATTTATAACCAGCCAGATTGGGGGCCAGGTAGAGTAGATACATTCAATCCTTATAAAGCAATTCAATTTCATTTCCCAATGGATAAATTGCGTGAGGATGAATTAATTGGCACATCAGATTTCCCCTCAGTATGGAATCAAAAACCGCGTAAAAACATGGAATTACACTGGGATGGGAATAACGAATCTGTTGATGAACGTAACAAAAGTGCCGCTTTGGGTGCGGGAGTTACACCCACCACAATCGATTTAGATAGAATTCAACGAGTAGCTGATTGGTTGTGGACATTACCACCACCAAAATATCCCTACGAAGTTAATCAAACTGTAGCAGCTACCGGAGAAACACTATTTACCAATAATTGCGCTAGTTGCCATGCCTTTGGCGGAAAATATACAGGTAAAGTTGTCACCATTCAAGAGATTGGTACAGACCCCCATCGTCTCAATTCCTTTACCTACGAAACCTTATCTAACCAAAATACTTTGTATGCAGGTTATCCTTGGCGGTTTAATCATTTCCGCAAAACGAATGGCTACGCCAATGCACCTCTAGATGGTATTTGGTTACGCAGCCCTTATTTACATAATGGTTCAGTTCCCACTTTGCGAGATTTGCTAGAAAAACCAGAAAATCGACCCAAAGAATTTTATCGGGGTTACGACGTAATTGATCGAGAAAAAGTCGGGTTTGTGTCAACTGTGGCGGAAGAAAACGGCAAGCAATATTTTAAATTTGATACGACCAAACCTGGAAATAGTAACAGCGGTCATGTATACGGAACTGAACTCTCACCAGCAGAAAAAGATGCTTTAGTAGAGTACATGAAGCAGATGTAA
- a CDS encoding EF-hand domain-containing protein, whose amino-acid sequence MATEQELQSLFNTLDRDQDGKVSINELFLSPGLSAVISSETNTSSPQDLLLQYDADEDGSITFEELKEAVEKASNLT is encoded by the coding sequence ATGGCAACCGAGCAAGAGCTTCAATCTCTTTTTAATACGTTAGATCGCGATCAAGATGGCAAAGTCTCCATTAATGAGCTTTTTTTAAGTCCTGGCTTAAGTGCAGTCATCTCATCAGAAACAAACACCAGTAGCCCCCAGGATTTACTATTACAGTATGATGCCGACGAAGACGGTAGTATTACCTTTGAAGAGTTAAAGGAAGCAGTTGAGAAAGCAAGTAATTTAACCTAG
- a CDS encoding putative quinol monooxygenase, translating into MSGQQVTVTARLKVKQGLEDRLREEFAPVIALTRAEDGCINYDLHQSTEDPSVFLLHENWASQEILYLHLQQPYIRALGAKSEEFLVEPPEIKLWQQIVNH; encoded by the coding sequence ATGTCAGGTCAACAAGTTACAGTTACTGCTCGTTTAAAAGTAAAGCAGGGTTTAGAAGATAGATTGAGAGAAGAATTTGCGCCGGTGATTGCGCTAACTCGTGCTGAAGATGGATGTATTAATTATGATTTACATCAATCTACAGAAGACCCTTCTGTGTTTTTGCTGCATGAAAATTGGGCTAGTCAAGAAATTTTATATCTGCATTTACAGCAGCCTTATATTCGGGCGCTTGGTGCTAAATCTGAAGAGTTTTTGGTAGAGCCGCCGGAAATTAAGTTATGGCAGCAGATTGTGAATCATTAA